Genomic window (Tetrapisispora phaffii CBS 4417 chromosome 15, complete genome):
GAGACTGTAACTGCTTCATTAATATTCTTCTCTAACACTTTGATCTTAtctttaaagaattttcTATATTTCATCATTACCGAAAGTAAATTCGATAATTCAACAAACAcgttatttaattcatttatgTAATTTTCTCTTACTCTGATAATGTAgttatcaaatttgaaaaactCTAAAATTGAGTTGGTTAACTTGCTTTTACCGTTTGTACTTGTTGAAATACCGTTGCAATCGCTTTGAATATGTTTATACTCTTTTACCAGATCATTCAGATAACTCTTCTCTgcattaatttttcttctgaTGCACTTGATCAAGAACTcacaattaataatagaattCTTGAAAAAGGAAAGTAGTACGTTCACAGAAACATCAGAGTTCAGGAATATCTTGAGCTGATTGTCCTGAAAcatttcatcatcattgaAATCTAATGATGCGATTTTGTTGGTCTTTGTATCTAGCAGATCGGCCATAGTTGTCTTTTCGCGCACCTTTATATGTTCTTTCAATTGGCATCCGCGAGAGTCTGCAACGTAGGTGTAGTATACTGTAGCTCTGTGCCTTGAGCACTCTAGCGTTTAGCAAACTGAtcaaaatatcatcatatCTAATAATTAGACGTCACTGGTAAAGttacatttatatatatatgaatggGAAAAGTAACAGCGGTTATTTTGCATTTGGATTTTCGATTAAATTCGCGTTCCGCGGAGATTTCCGGAATCCTCCGCAAACGACGATGTAGCCGGGTGACACGCTGGCGCGGCGACTCCGACGTGGACGACGACGGCGTGTCACAAATGGATGGGCCACACGTCCCAGAATATGTGTCATATTATAGAGTTTCATGCCAAAGGACTGTGATGGAGGGATACCACCGGCCAGTGTAAACGCAAGTGACTCTAAAAAGAAGCTGCAAAACATCAGAAAGTCGCGACTTTCAACGAAAAGTTAGAGTGTCGACATTCAGAGAAGCTAGTCCTGCATGAAGCTCCAAGCCATCAGTAATATTATCACTGCAAAAAAGCTTTGCATCATTGCGGAGAGCCGAAATAACTAGACGATCAGCAGGTAAGTTTATCGATACCTCATTCGTTGTTTCACGCCATTGCATATTGGTAGATATGTTCATGCAATGGAAAACCAACCAGACTATAACCAACGACCAACACACCACCTTGACCAACGCTGCCAACAGACATTGACAACGTGGACCCCCAGTCACTGGAGAGCAATGCTTGGTTCTTCACAATTGCCAACCCTAAGCTCACACGGCGTGTCCGCGCCGTTACCCGACGTGGATTTTACCCTCCCGACCACAAAAACGAAATTTTTCGAAAACAtaaaaaagtaaaaatatttttgtatataaGGAGATAGAGAAAGATATCTTGAACATCTTCAATTGTTCCTCTAGTTGTAAGTATTAGTGTGCTGGGTGGTTTGCTTGTATCTGTTGTCTACATGCCAAGACAGCAACTGCTAAGTAAGTGTTCAGCTGCAGTTGTAAAGTGTTATCGTGGGCTACAACAGCTGTTGTGACTCTCTATATCTGTACAtgcatataaatatatatatcatatcatatttttaacaagATGATAAAAAGGAAGTTGTGCATAGTTCAACTGATATCTACTAGTAcatgaagataaaaaattttccaTCAGAAATTAGTCTTTCGCTCCTATCTGACTTTTCTAAtgtgatatatttatttatttattttcctgtctatatatatatatcattaaacTACTCTTCCATTGGCTTCAATGCATACATTCTGACTGGGTACAACTCTTTTGGTAATCCTCTTTGCAAGTCAGATGCTATTAACTTCAGTCCGCTTTGTTCAAAGATCTCCTTGAATTTCTTATCACTTCTAGTCACGGAACTGTCAGTTGAATCAAATTCATCGGTATACTCGATGTTATTGGTATTGTTCTCTTTGACAATAATTGTACCGTTAGGTTGGAGACCTTCTTTgcatcttttaaaaaattgaactAATTCAGCGTCGGGTAGATGGCCCACACACCATTGACACCAGATTAACCAATATCTGCCAGTTTCTGGTGTAAAATCTTGCATACCAATGTCAAATATGTTCTTGACTTTCCCACTAGCAATCTCTTCGTCCAGCTCCACTCTCATTTGTGCAACAAACGGCTTGACAGGTTCAAgtaaatcaatttcatcaCAATGTTTGTGTAAAAGAGTCTTCGTGATTCTACCGATACCAGCTCCAACGTCAATGGCAACTCTAGAATGACCAGGGCTCACAACCATACGGCTCTTGAGTTTGCGCAAGAAATGGTTGGATCCTAGCACATCCATGGTTGGTACAATGGTCTCTTCACCGTAACCTCCTAGAACACCATCGACTGTTGCTGGTGTATCAGTCCAGTACTTGATGGCATCATCGTAATTGATTTCTTTATCAGCCATCCTTCAGGATTACTATGCTCGCTAAAATTACTTCaaattgttgattttaGCAAACAAGGAACCCTATACGGAAGTACATTAATACAGTTTCGGTGACCTAGACGTTTATTTTAACAGCACTGTTAACGTCTCATCTCTtctcatctcatcgatTCGTTTCTAGTTTCAATTGCTTCACaacttttttcaattttcatGTCCCAGTTAAGATACGATCGTCTGCTTGAAGAAAAGGTGAGAtaaagagaaaaagaagTCAAACTTTCACAGACATTGGAATGCAAAAAGAAGTAAAAAGCAGGGATGATAATCGAATTGTTTGAAAACCATATAAAGCCAGTTTCATTACAATCTCGATGAGTTAAAGTAAGactatatttttaaagttttattGTAAGTTATTTACTTCCAATCGTCACCTTGAAAAAAGACTATCCCTCCCTCATCGACGTTCAGATGTTAAAATTACCAGCCAGGAATATACGTTGTTACGCTACAAAAGCTAATAATGCTTACCAGCAGGCACTGTTATCGAAGCATGTGGATCAGACCGACCCTGAGATGTATGCAATTCTACAAGCTGAAAGGAAAAGACAAAAACACTCAATTACACTGATTCCATCTGAAAATTTTACTTCTAAATCTGTTATGGACTTATTGGGGTCTGAGATgcaaaataaatattcagaGGGTTATCCAAATGAAAGATACTATGGTGGAAACCAATTCATTGACAAAGCAGAATCCTTATGTCAAAAGAGGGCATTGGATTTATATCAATTAGATCCTGAAAAATGGGGTGTCAATGTTCAACCTTTAAGTGGTGCTCCTGCTAATTTGTACACATATTCAGCCATTATGAATATTGGTGACAGATTAATGGGTTTAGATTTGCCACACGGTGGTCACCTTTCTCATGGTTACCAATTACCTTCTGGTACAAAAATTTCGTTTGTgtctaaatattttcaaacaATGCCATATCACATTGACCCTTCAACTGGTTTAATTGATTACGAGGAATTAAGTATGACTTCCAAGTTATTTAGaccaaaaattattattgctGGGACATCAGCTTATTCTAGAATTTTGGACTATAAAAGATTCCGTGAAATTACCAATGCTTGTAATGCCTACCTTGTTAGTGATATGGCTCATATTTCAGGTTTGGTTGCTGCTGGTGTTACTGATTCCCCATTCGAGCACTCTGATATCGTCACTACTACTACCCACAAGTCTTTAAGAGGCCCTCGTGGTGcaatgattttttataGAAAAAATCTCAGAAAGGTAACGAAACAAGGTAAAGAAATTCATTATGACTTAGATAAGAAGATAAACTTTTCAGTTTTTCCTGGTCATCAAGGCGGGCCACATAACCATACAATTTCAGCCCTGGCAGTTGCATTGGGTCAAGCTGCTAAACCAGAGTTCAAACAATACCAACAAAACGTTGTTGCTAACGCTAAAGCATTTTCAGATGAGTTGATCAAGAGAGGTTTTAATCTTGTGTCTGGTGGTACTGATAACCACTTGATATTGATCAATTTATCTAATCTTGGAATTGATGGTGCACGCCTTGAAACAATCCTAGAAAGTATCAATATTGCTGCCAATAAAAATACCATTGCAGGTGACAAGTCTGCTCTATTCCCATCTGGTTTGAGAGTTGGTACCCCTGCAATGACTACAAGAGGCTTTGATAAGTCTGATTTTGCTAAGGTTGCTGAATACATATACAAAGCTGTTAAGTTAGCTATTTCATTAAAGTCACAAGAATCCGCTACTGCCACTACTGCCAGAGCCAGActaattgattttaaaaaattatgcAAGGAAAGTACGGCAGTGAAACAATTAGCTGATGAAGTTTACACTTGGGTTGGTCAATACCCAATTCCAGGTGAATTGTAAATACATAAAAAATCAACCGTCAATTCTTTACACATGActaaatacaaatatatgctaatattacatattatttttgcacttttttgttttactTGTTTCTGTACAATACCATAACTGCAAAGTTTATATCTTAAAAAATACGTACGTCTGTACACCCATATATGAATGCATCATTACCAGACACAAACTGACAATTATTGATAGCAAAACTAATTGATTTCTATACCGTTGCCTTATACCTTACTTCATCAAAAGTTGGTGATTTCGCTAAAATATAGTCGTTCCTCATCGAACGCGTCaacttatattatttaaacaattaacATAGAGACCCATAGAACGCCATTGGATATTTGctaataaatgatttaataaattaatcataatatcttcatataaaaatttattttattctttattataaGATTTGATATAAGATATACCAAACCTTCAATAAAGTAAGGTATTAAAGTAGCaaagaaaattgaaataatatacTTTACTAATCTGGTGCAAGAGAAGGCACGCATCGATTTTGCATATAATAATTGGATAATTATTACTACTGGTCTAGTCATCCTTccaatatatcaataactCAGACTATTTAAAATGATAGAGGGCTCTCCAATAGCAAACACGGTCACGAAGTCAAAGGCCCTTGATCTTCTGGAAAGACAATTGACTGATAGGGCCAAAAGAAATTCACCTCTACAGCACCAAAGGACAAAGAGTATATCACctattaaaagatttaattaTGGGAATGATGATTCGATGGCAATGAAATCTCCAACCGCtaaaaagagaaaagtaaacaataacaatgaGTCTCTTGTTCTTGTAGATCCAATATCAAACAAAGAAGATATAATGCAAACCAAGTTAGAATTACAGAAAGTAGAATTGATGCAACCAGTACtgtataaaataaaaccaGCAGTAGATATTGTTGAGTCGTCTAAAAATAAGAGTGTCGCCTTTTCAGATCAAATAGAACTGTCTCCTTCCAactttaatataaattcttCACCAAAACTCCTGGGTTCCGCATCGAAGCCTTCTAAATCTATTCTAAGGAACTCGCAAACAGAAAATGATcaaacaattaataaactaAATTTTACAAACAATACAGAACTCAATTTTACCTTATATAAGTTGTCGAATAACCCATTCGATCTAAAATTTTGGGTGAAAGGTGAAATTCATAGTTTAAGAAACATAAATGATATTCAGgaatataaagatataatCGATGGTGgaatacatatattaaaaGGTACTGATGACATAAATAAGGCTCGCAAGTTTGAGATATATGCAACGtttaacaatataataCCCATCGTTACTTCGAAAACTATGAATGATATCATAGATCACAAAATAGACTATCtcttaaaatcattaagCATACTGTTAGATCTGGCAATagaagatataaaaattgtaCAAACATCCCTCTTAAGTAGCAGTGATAAGAAAAATCCTTTTATTACGAGACTTTATGTCCAAATGGTCAGATTTTTAGGGAATATTGCATCCAATTTCCGTATTGTTAAATGGTTAGATGAAAATCCAGCATCTTTGAAAACATTAAAGGACTTTTACCAATTATCACTTGCAGTATTAACTCatgaaaattcaaataaacttATAATTACTGCTCAGATTACATTTCTTAAAGACGAAAAATTCAGTTCTTACTATCTTGATAAGAATGAAATTAATGCAGTTATAGATGCTATTATCCACATTAAGGAAATCCCAAGCACCAACTTAACGTGTGAAAAGTTACTATtaattaaacaattaatatcaaaacaCCCAACCTTAATGATATCGAATTCATTGAAATGGCTTCCACAGGAAGTTATATATAGGATTCTAGTGGAAAAGGAACCATATACATTAAAAGTTCTTTCGACAACTATATCTGTTCTATTAGATCTGTTAAAGAGATGTATGGACAATCCAAAGGGTCACAATGAAGTCTACGAATGCGTTAATGTACAACCAGTGAAAAAGTGTTTAccaaaacaatattttgatcAATTACAAACAGTGTATCCAACTCTAACTGATACTTCTACTATTGGTGAATTGTTACAAGAATATACCCTATATCTAATTGAAGTAGAAGGTGAATTTAAACTGGCAATGGATTTATGGTTATCCATGGTCGCATTACTGTATAATAACCCTACAAAATTACCATTACTGCTGCTTTCTGAAAAAGATTCTAAATGGTTAcatattaataaagatgTCATTAAATCCACCCATGAAGGTCGACTACATGCTATCAAATCTTGGCGAGTCGTAACTTACATTGCCTTTaccaatttcaaaaaaattaccGATGTAAATAAACCTGTAATGCTAAGATTATTGCGGATGCCCCTTATGCATATAACCGGGTCAAATTGTAATGCCACTTCAGAAACTGgttttctttatcatctAACAGGTATTATATTTACCTTTTGCAGTGTTTCGAAATCCTTAAGTAACAGagattttgatttaatCTGGACTGACCTCATCAAACCTATTTATGATAGCATATATTCACAAAATTTCACCTCGtcatttattgaatatagtTCTGcattattacaaaatgCTTTCGATATTAACAAAAGGGAAAAAATAGGATATAGAGATGTTCATCCAGTAAAAGTTATAGCATCTATAGGAGTAAGTCCTAATAATATTGCACCTTTATCCTTAGGGCATATTAAAGCATCATTTGTTGAAATTACTGATCTTCTGATAAATATTACTATAAATAATCCATTTGATTATGAAAACAATTTGCAAACACTCAATAACATTTTAAAGAACATACCTGAAAGATTTTATAGCCAATACGATatgttaaataaatataaaagtgTATTGAAGGTTATTATAGAaggaaataaattaaaaaaatgtaCGTTAGTTATTGAATCATATCTGATTCAactaatattatcattcaaaaaattgttatttttagaCAAACcagaaattttaattgacaTCTTATCAATAGTgactgaaaaatttcaaaattctcCTGAATTGGTTATGAATATTACAAAAGCCTTATTTAAAGATCGAAAAAGTAGTATATCAGAATATACAGTGgcaaaaataattctgtctttaaatgatgaaatatcTACTCTTTACATAACAAACTGGATAGGCTCCACCTTAataccaaaaaatataaatcaaatcGATTTTGTATCGATTTTACAAATACTAAACAAGGTTGCTACTAAGCCGGTCATTTCCAATGTTTTAGATCTATGTGGGAGAATGGAAATGCCACCAGATTTATCTGCTGTTATTGACTTTAGCCATTGGTCTGAAGATTGtgttgaatattttattaaaatatacaCTTCCAAATTTCCTGAAAATACGGTGACTTTATTAATGCCGACTATCCTTAATTACATTGCAACTAATGAAGCTTTTTTTGGTAACTTAGTCAGACATCtttatgataataattcctatcaattaattaaagaCATTCTAGAGAAAAATCCATCTTATGTTGTTCATTTAGAGAATATTATCTCTGCTGATAcaaaaaatttgttaaCACCTAtgaattttaattattacGTTATTAATCTAACCAATTATTCATCCAGTTTATCACAATATTTGATCAGATGTATTTTTGACTCAAATGCTCCAAGGCAGAACAAGGCTGCTTTCGTGGAATATATACTACCTTCATCGCAAACCAAAAGCTTGGATGATCAGAAAAATATTGCAATTGTAAcattattcaattattattgcgaaaacaaaaattggGAGAAATTAAATGACTTACTACTGCTGATTTTGGAGAGGAAacatattaatttattatctgTAACATTAAATTCTCAACTTAAAGGATGTATGGAATATTTAACACCGATGACTTTAGTAACCATTGCTATTAAATGccaaataatgaagaaggaaatttttgaaattattaaatcttcATTCGAGAATAAAGAGTACAGTTTTAATTGTGATTTGatttttaatcttttgAAGGAAAAAAAGTATCAACTATTCACTTCaattattgatgaattttgtaaatttttaacaGTTAAGCAACTTAGTCGTTCAACTGAAGAACAGGATGCGGCTATATCACTTTTTAACAGCTTTTTGGATTTATTGCTCAGACAAGGAATGAAAAAAGTAGATGCCTGTATTAATTCCTTACTAATACATATGgatagaaataaaaatgatcaCTAcatcaaaatatcaaaaagtATATTAACAAATCCTTTATTCATGTCTAGGAGATTAAGAAACACGAAGTgtcataaaatattatctgcCAAACTAGAATTCTGGTTTGACCCAACTGCTGGCACAATAGTAGAGTCGATATCGACTATTTCAGAAAAAATACCAAATATTCCATTAGTAAGCTTTAAACTTAACACTGCAAAGAACACTAGTTCTGTAGTTAATGGGATAACTGACTTACACAATGCGAAACTATTGCATTCCGATAGgtttgaagaagaatctACCCAACGTGAGTTCTCACCTAtcaaattgaattttgataatagtAAGGTAAATAATTCTAGAACAGAATTCGTAACTAGTACACAAAGTATTTCATACAATGAAGTTCAAGTTCAGGCTACCCAAGATCAACGTAATACGATAGAGAGCACGCAAATTCCAGTATTTTCATCCATAATTGAAAATCCAACTAGTAAAAGAATAAGTTcacaaattaaaaaatctgATATCTCAAACAATGATATCGATGGTGACAGTGAACTTCCAGAAGTTGACGATGCCGATATTTCGATTATAGAGACAATAAAGTTCCCAATATTTAATtccaaaagaaatattagaaACCCATCCAATATGAGTTCAGATGTGTTGCTTTCTGAAGATTATACTGAAAGACctcaaaaaaaagaattacaaagttcagaaaagaaaaacttATTAATAGTAAGGTATTGAGTCTCTGTAAGTTGTTAGGTTCGTTTACCGACGAAGATATATTGCAAATGACTCAGGAAGATAAAGAGAAGTTGTATCAtcaatttaacaaatttgCTGACTTGACAGCCAAAAACgaacatttttttaaatgatgaaaCTATTTCAAGTATAGTTATATCTATATAcgtatgtatgtatgtatgtatgtatgtatagggtttaaaatagataaaatttaattaattcgGTATAAATACAAGATTTCTACATAACAATGCAAGctttttgaataatctACGCCATTCTAATGGATCTCCAGATTTTCTATTGAtacttattattttcaaatccTCCTGAACCTTGTTAATAGAAATAACTCCGGATAATAGCAAACCAGTAAAATCGTCTGTctttatattaatagttaCTGGAAACACAGAAGCAGCACCCATAGAACTTGataactttaaaaaattatcatatAAATTAGGCTTTACcttaatatttgaaaaccTTAACGCTTC
Coding sequences:
- the TAE1 gene encoding N-terminal protein methyltransferase (similar to Saccharomyces cerevisiae YBR261C; ancestral locus Anc_1.341), whose amino-acid sequence is MADKEINYDDAIKYWTDTPATVDGVLGGYGEETIVPTMDVLGSNHFLRKLKSRMVVSPGHSRVAIDVGAGIGRITKTLLHKHCDEIDLLEPVKPFVAQMRVELDEEIASGKVKNIFDIGMQDFTPETGRYWLIWCQWCVGHLPDAELVQFFKRCKEGLQPNGTIIVKENNTNNIEYTDEFDSTDSSVTRSDKKFKEIFEQSGLKLIASDLQRGLPKELYPVRMYALKPMEE
- the SHM1 gene encoding glycine hydroxymethyltransferase SHM1 (similar to Saccharomyces cerevisiae SHM1 (YBR263W); ancestral locus Anc_1.339), translating into MLKLPARNIRCYATKANNAYQQALLSKHVDQTDPEMYAILQAERKRQKHSITLIPSENFTSKSVMDLLGSEMQNKYSEGYPNERYYGGNQFIDKAESLCQKRALDLYQLDPEKWGVNVQPLSGAPANLYTYSAIMNIGDRLMGLDLPHGGHLSHGYQLPSGTKISFVSKYFQTMPYHIDPSTGLIDYEELSMTSKLFRPKIIIAGTSAYSRILDYKRFREITNACNAYLVSDMAHISGLVAAGVTDSPFEHSDIVTTTTHKSLRGPRGAMIFYRKNLRKVTKQGKEIHYDLDKKINFSVFPGHQGGPHNHTISALAVALGQAAKPEFKQYQQNVVANAKAFSDELIKRGFNLVSGGTDNHLILINLSNLGIDGARLETILESINIAANKNTIAGDKSALFPSGLRVGTPAMTTRGFDKSDFAKVAEYIYKAVKLAISLKSQESATATTARARLIDFKKLCKESTAVKQLADEVYTWVGQYPIPGEL
- the RIF1 gene encoding DNA-binding protein RIF1 (similar to Saccharomyces cerevisiae RIF1 (YBR275C); ancestral locus Anc_1.337), producing MIEGSPIANTVTKSKALDLLERQLTDRAKRNSPLQHQRTKSISPIKRFNYGNDDSMAMKSPTAKKRKVNNNNESLVLVDPISNKEDIMQTKLELQKVELMQPVLYKIKPAVDIVESSKNKSVAFSDQIELSPSNFNINSSPKLLGSASKPSKSILRNSQTENDQTINKLNFTNNTELNFTLYKLSNNPFDLKFWVKGEIHSLRNINDIQEYKDIIDGGIHILKGTDDINKARKFEIYATFNNIIPIVTSKTMNDIIDHKIDYLLKSLSILLDLAIEDIKIVQTSLLSSSDKKNPFITRLYVQMVRFLGNIASNFRIVKWLDENPASLKTLKDFYQLSLAVLTHENSNKLIITAQITFLKDEKFSSYYLDKNEINAVIDAIIHIKEIPSTNLTCEKLLLIKQLISKHPTLMISNSLKWLPQEVIYRILVEKEPYTLKVLSTTISVLLDLLKRCMDNPKGHNEVYECVNVQPVKKCLPKQYFDQLQTVYPTLTDTSTIGELLQEYTLYLIEVEGEFKLAMDLWLSMVALLYNNPTKLPLLLLSEKDSKWLHINKDVIKSTHEGRLHAIKSWRVVTYIAFTNFKKITDVNKPVMLRLLRMPLMHITGSNCNATSETGFLYHLTGIIFTFCSVSKSLSNRDFDLIWTDLIKPIYDSIYSQNFTSSFIEYSSALLQNAFDINKREKIGYRDVHPVKVIASIGVSPNNIAPLSLGHIKASFVEITDLLINITINNPFDYENNLQTLNNILKNIPERFYSQYDMLNKYKSVLKVIIEGNKLKKCTLVIESYLIQLILSFKKLLFLDKPEILIDILSIVTEKFQNSPELVMNITKALFKDRKSSISEYTVAKIILSLNDEISTLYITNWIGSTLIPKNINQIDFVSILQILNKVATKPVISNVLDLCGRMEMPPDLSAVIDFSHWSEDCVEYFIKIYTSKFPENTVTLLMPTILNYIATNEAFFGNLVRHLYDNNSYQLIKDILEKNPSYVVHLENIISADTKNLLTPMNFNYYVINLTNYSSSLSQYLIRCIFDSNAPRQNKAAFVEYILPSSQTKSLDDQKNIAIVTLFNYYCENKNWEKLNDLLLLILERKHINLLSVTLNSQLKGCMEYLTPMTLVTIAIKCQIMKKEIFEIIKSSFENKEYSFNCDLIFNLLKEKKYQLFTSIIDEFCKFLTVKQLSRSTEEQDAAISLFNSFLDLLLRQGMKKVDACINSLLIHMDRNKNDHYIKISKSILTNPLFMSRRLRNTKCHKILSAKLEFWFDPTAGTIVESISTISEKIPNIPLVSFKLNTAKNTSSVVNGITDLHNAKLLHSDRFEEESTQREFSPIKLNFDNSKVNNSRTEFVTSTQSISYNEVQVQATQDQRNTIESTQIPVFSSIIENPTSKRISSQIKKSDISNNDIDGDSELPEVDDADISIIETIKFPIFNSKRNIRNPSNMSSDVLLSEDYTERPQKKELQSSEKKNLLIVRY